The DNA region ATGCGCAGCTCGATGTTGCCGGCGCGGGCGGGCTCGAGATTGTGAAGCGCGACGGCGACACCCTCACGTTGCGGGTTGATGCGAAGTACGCGGGCGATCCGCTTGCGATGTTCGTGCACTCGACCCCGACGTTCCTCGGGTGGAGCGTGCCCGATGCCCGCGGCGAGTTCACCCTCACGCTGCCCGGCTCGCTCACGAGTGGCGAGCACCGGCTCGTGGCGCTCGACGCAGCTGGCTCGCTCGTCGGGTGGACTCCGGTGAAGGTCGAACGCAACGCCGACGGAACGGTCACCGTGCTCGCCGCAACCGGCGCCGCAGGCGGCCCCGCGCTCATGCTCGCCGGCGCGGGTGTGCTGTTGCTCGTGCTCGGTGGCTCAGTGTGGGTCGCGCGTGCCCGCCGTGAGGCACGCGCCGCGATGTAACGCGACGGGTGGGGCGGGGTGCGCCGGGGCTGCTGGCCCGGGTGCACCCCGCTTTCGCGTACCCGCGCAGGGTGCGGATCGGGGCCCGGCAGGCCGATGGCTGGGCTGATCCGCGCCCCTCATCAAATTGTTGGCAATGTTGCCCCGAAAACCACCGAAAACGCCCCAAAAGTGCAAACAATTTCGCGGCCCCAGGCCCCTCCCGTGAGATAGTCGAGGCATGACCGCACCCATTGACCGCGCCGCAGTACTCGATTTCATCCGCCGCGATGCCGCCGCTGGCAGGCTCGCCGCGTGGGGCCGCTCGACCGTCATCGACGAGAACACGGGCGTGCCCTCGTTCGACGAGCAGCTCTTCGCCGAGCTGCACGTCGCTGCAGGCATCGACGCCGACTTTCCCGTCGGAAACGCCGGCCTGCTGCACGTCTACGGATACTGGTTCTCACACGTCATGACCCCCTACGGCCTCAAACGTGAGCGCTGGCTGGACGGCAAACTCGCCGCCGCACTCGGCCTGCCCACCGACGCCTTTCACCTGCACGACCGCGGCGCGACGACCCCGCTCGAGCGCGTCATGAACGCGACGCTCGCGCTGCTCACCGACGCCCCCGAGGGCGCCCTCGTCGCCGAGGCCCCCCTCGACGCGGCAGCCGACGCGCTGGCCCTCGCCCAGACCCAGCTCCCGACGAAACCCGCGGCGGATCGCCCCACACCCACCCCACTCGCCCCGGCCACGGGCCCGGGCCCAGACCTCAGCCCGGCCCAGGGCCTCGCCCCGAACCGGGGCCTCGCCCGCCGAAGCCGGGTCGTCTGCCTGCCCGCCCGCGACGGCCACCCGGCGGTGCTTGTCTACGGCGTTGAGGCCGCTGGCGCCCACCCGACCATGCAGCTCGTTACGGTGTTCCCGTTCCAGGGCGACCCCTCTGGCGTCATCGCCGACTTCGCGCGCACCCCGCGCTACCGCTGGAACGTGATGCCTTAGCGGGTGCGGGGCCCCGGCGCTCCGCGCTTCGCGGGCGCACCTCGCTTCCCGCACCCTGCCGCGCCGCCCACTTGACGAAAAGCAGGGTGTTATCGCCGAAACACCCTGCTTTTCGTCAAGTAGATTGCGGATCGCGCCGCAGCTCCCCACGCCGAGCAGCGCGCGAACCGAGCCCAGCCGCCCCGGCTGACCGCAGCCGGGCCCCTGAGCGCTCGTGTCCCCGAGCCCAGCCTTGCCACCGAGCCTTGCCACCCAGCCGACCCCCAAAAACCGCAATCTTAAAAAGTTTGTGACACTTTTGCAGCCCACCGCGTCTCATTGGTAGAGCGATAATCTTCGCTCCAACGGTGGCATTGCCCTCGGGCGGTGTCACACCACACGGAGGGACATCTCATGGCTGCAGAAGAGACAAACAAGACGGTTGTTACTGGTGGCGATCTTGCCGCGAAGACTCCGGTACCGGGGTCACGCGTCGATCGTGTTTCAACGACCACCCCGAACCCATCGGCTGAAGACTCTGCTGGCAAGACCACGATCGCTGAGGGTGTTGTTGCAAAGGTTGCGGGCATTGCCGCTCGCGAGGTTCGAGGCGTACACGCGCTCGGGGGTGGTGGGGCTCGAGCACTTGGCGCGATCCGCGATGTCGTGAACGCGACCGACCTTACCCAGGGAGTCAAGGTCGAGGTGGGCGAGACTCAGGCGGCTGCCGACATCACGATCGTGGTCGATTACCCCGCACCGATTCAAGAGGTTGCGGGCAATGTCCGGGCAGCGGTCACCGATGCGATCTCGCGCCTCGTGGGGCTTGACGTTGTCGAGGTGAACGTCGACGTGAATGACGTGCACCTGCCGAGCGAAGACAGCGACCACGAAGGCGACGACAGCGAGGCGCGAGTCTCATGAGCACAACGCTAACCGGAGCCCTCGTTGGGGCGGTGCTCGGGTTTGCGGCGATGCTGTTCGGCTTTTGGGGCTTTCTGCTCGTCGCGCTCCTGATGGGCGTCGGTGCGCTCATCGGGCGGGTGATGTCTGGCGAGCTTGACCTTCGCGCCGTAGCTGGCGCATTCACGGGTCGGAAAACCTCATCATGAGCGCCGTGACCGCCCTGGCACCTGCAGGCGCGAGTCTCGGTATGGCCTCACACCCGTCAGGGCGCATTAGCGTTCGTGAGCGGGTACTCGAGAAGGTGGTGCGCGAGACCTCGGCTCAGGTGTTGTGTGTGCCGAGAGATGACGTCAGGGTCGCGCTCACCGAGTGGGGGCGCGGGCTTGCCATCAGTGTTTCGGCGAAGTTACCCATTCCTGACCTTGCCGACGCCGCGGCGGTCGCGAGCGCAACTCCCGTGTTACAGCGGTTGCGCGACGTGCAGGAGGAGCTTGCTCGAGAGTGCGGCTGCCTGACCGGCCGCACGATTGAGCGGGTTTCAATCACGGTGACCGGCGCGGTGGTTCCGACACGAAAGCGGGTGAGGTAGATGCGCGAAGGGGTATTAGCGAGAATTGTGCGTCGTGAGACGCACTCTCCTCGAACGGTCCTGGCCGTCGTGCTGCTCGTCATCGTTATGGTGGCAGCGGCCTACGGTGCAGCTGAGCTGGTGGCGCACATTGTTGGAGCCGCACCGCTCGTCATCGCGCCGCACGAAGCGCTTACGGCTGTCGCCGGGGTTCCCGACCTTGAGGGGGCTGAGGCGAGCGTCGCGGTGGCCATTGGGGTGGTGGCGGCGCTTGTCGGGCTCGTCCTGCTGTGGCTGTCGTTCTCGTCAGCCCGCAGACCTCGGCACGAGAGTCAAATCTCAAGGTACTCGGTGGTCGTCGACAACGGTGTTATTGCTTCGGCGGTGGCCGAGAACCTGCGCCGCGAACTTGACCTGCCGAAATCAAGCGTGGTTGTTGGTATCGGCCACAGAACCGCTGATATTACGATCCGCCCTCATCCAGGACAGATGGTCGATCATGAGCGGGCCTTGGTCATTGCAGAGATCGAGCTTGCCAGTTACGAACTTCGCCCTCCCGTGAAAGTGCGTACGAGGGTTGTGAAGACCGATGAGCGAGGAGAGTTCTCATGAATGAAACCAACCGTGGCCTGAATCGGGTCGTCATCGGTGTCGTTGGCCTGGTCTTGCTTGCCGCGGGAGCAGCTGTCGTCATGGCGCAGCTTTGGCCGGCAGCGGCCGAGGCCTGGCACTCAGTCACCGCCTCGTCTGAGGCGTGGCTGACCGAAGCGCAGCGTCT from Leucobacter sp. UCMA 4100 includes:
- a CDS encoding Asp23/Gls24 family envelope stress response protein, whose amino-acid sequence is MAAEETNKTVVTGGDLAAKTPVPGSRVDRVSTTTPNPSAEDSAGKTTIAEGVVAKVAGIAAREVRGVHALGGGGARALGAIRDVVNATDLTQGVKVEVGETQAAADITIVVDYPAPIQEVAGNVRAAVTDAISRLVGLDVVEVNVDVNDVHLPSEDSDHEGDDSEARVS
- a CDS encoding DUF2273 domain-containing protein; protein product: MSTTLTGALVGAVLGFAAMLFGFWGFLLVALLMGVGALIGRVMSGELDLRAVAGAFTGRKTSS
- a CDS encoding NTP pyrophosphohydrolase, encoding MSAVTALAPAGASLGMASHPSGRISVRERVLEKVVRETSAQVLCVPRDDVRVALTEWGRGLAISVSAKLPIPDLADAAAVASATPVLQRLRDVQEELARECGCLTGRTIERVSITVTGAVVPTRKRVR
- a CDS encoding DNA/RNA endonuclease G, which codes for MREGVLARIVRRETHSPRTVLAVVLLVIVMVAAAYGAAELVAHIVGAAPLVIAPHEALTAVAGVPDLEGAEASVAVAIGVVAALVGLVLLWLSFSSARRPRHESQISRYSVVVDNGVIASAVAENLRRELDLPKSSVVVGIGHRTADITIRPHPGQMVDHERALVIAEIELASYELRPPVKVRTRVVKTDERGEFS